The stretch of DNA CAATAGCATATTTAATTATAATAGGAGGAATAGGATTTGGAGTAATAGATTCTTTGGTAAAAAATATTAGATATAAAAATAAAAAATTACATTTAACTGCTAAAGTTGCAATATTAATATCTTGTTTTTTAACTTTTTTAGGAATGATTTTATTCTTTTTATTTGAAAGAAATAATCCAGAAACTATTGGAAATTTAGATTTTGGACATCAAATAATAGCATCATTTTTTCAAAGTGTTACTACTAGAACAGCAGGATTTAACACAGTTCCTATAGGAAATTTAGAAAGTTCATCTATTTTTTTATTTTGTATTTTAATGTTTATAGGAGCTTCTCCAGGATCAACTGGAGGAGGAATAAAGACTACTACAATAGGTGTTTTAATATTTTATGTTTATTCAATAGTAAAGAAGAGAGAACATACTGTTATATTTAATAGAAGAATAGATTGGGAGGTTATGAATAGAGCTATAGCTATATTGATTATATCTCTTTTATATGTTATTATTATTATTATGATAATGTTGACAGTTGAAAATTTTGAATCAGAAGCTATAATTTTTGAAGTTATTTCTGCTTTTGGAACTGTAGGATTAAGTGTAGGGATAACTCCTGATTTAGGAGTAATTTCAAAAATTTTAATAATATGTACAATGTTTTTGGGAAGATTAGGACCAATGACTTTTGCACTTGCTTTTGGAGGGACTAAAAAAATTGAAAAAATTACTTATCCAAAAGAAAATATTATAGTTGGATAATAAAAAGGAGAAAAAATGAAA from Fusobacterium perfoetens ATCC 29250 encodes:
- a CDS encoding TrkH family potassium uptake protein is translated as MKKVNFFKKLSLSRKLILGFMATIIVGTLLLMLPISTTSGEGLDFLTALFTITSAVCVTGLSVIDISKVLSIPGQIFLLIFIQLGGLGIMTFSSFIFLLIKKKITYEEKELLKEERNIEDIGGILKFLKKIIITVAIIEGIGSFFLTIKFLEEMPIRRAIYFGIFHSISAFCNAGFSLFTTGLEKYSDSIIINLTIAYLIIIGGIGFGVIDSLVKNIRYKNKKLHLTAKVAILISCFLTFLGMILFFLFERNNPETIGNLDFGHQIIASFFQSVTTRTAGFNTVPIGNLESSSIFLFCILMFIGASPGSTGGGIKTTTIGVLIFYVYSIVKKREHTVIFNRRIDWEVMNRAIAILIISLLYVIIIIMIMLTVENFESEAIIFEVISAFGTVGLSVGITPDLGVISKILIICTMFLGRLGPMTFALAFGGTKKIEKITYPKENIIVG